ttgagaagtatttttttcaaaagtgcttttcaaaaaagtacttttcgaGAAAagaagtttgtgtttggctaatcaatttaaaaagcacttttgaacaataatttgtgtttggccaagcttttcaaaaagtgcttttaTGTGTCAAATTACAAATAAGAACATGAAAAGATttgcttaatagttaatattatataagtagataaataattataatttttattattaaagataataattaactttttattttatttaagtaaaatataaaaataaaattaaaaagtactttattctttcaagataatttaaatatatcaaaaatcatccaataaatatgaaagttcatcccaaaagtcattttatattacttaatagtttaaactaagtaaggttattttggtatatataatattttgcaaAAGAAATTTTTGGtaggaagaaaagtcaaaactgctgtTGCTTCTACTTCTGGAGAAAAGCTactttttttctactttttcaaaactgtttctgcttctatccaaaagtattttttttaaaaaaaaatttggccAAATGACTcaaattgagagaaaaaaaaaagaagcatttttttaaaaggaaaaaaaacacttttgacatGGTAAGAAGCTATATAAGAAATAAATCAGAAGATATTTGACATATTCTTCAAAGAAGCAGCAAGATAGTAACCAACTTTCAGAGCGTGAATAATTGCTCTCAAAACTATAATGACGCGCACTGCCTATTGCATGCTACCAACTTTTTGATAATTTGATGTTGAAAAGATGTGAATGACAATAACTTATGCTCTTTAGTTATTATGAGCTGTTCTCATTGATACCAACAAAAAATAGAGAGGATAACGAATGAGCAATTCTTGGCCCTTCACAGCAATTGTGGAAGATGTCAAATGCTCCCTCCTTCACTCCATCTTTTTAACGCAAAGTTACTTTTTACAACGGAGATTCATCCATCGGAGAAGCTATAGCTCTTGAAGTTCCTTTGCCACTGTTTCTACTAAATTAACTGCCATATATATATGTTTCTACGAAATTAACTGCCCTAAGATATAGTCTATAACTATACAAAATGTATTATTGGTAATTAAGGTGTTGCCAAAATAAAATATGATCAGTAAAGTGTCTAATATTGTGTCAAACAAGGTATGTACTTATTCTGAGTTACAAAAATAGTACCCTAAAAATGAAAATTGAGGCACGGCTTACTTAATGGCATGATAGTTAGAGGTATTCATACCAATAAACACATGACATGACAGTTGCCAATGAAAGCCTAAGTGGTTAGAACTACCGAATCTTTAAAAATCGATTAAACCGGTAGAATCGAACCGAATCGATTAATAAGTTTTATCatagatttttatataaatttataactaTACGAATAATTAGGATATGTTTTACATAATATTCGAAAAAATATTGAACCTTACCtcataaatttatatataaaaaatatatattatttaataagtttaaaaataacAAGCACTAAACTTTTTCCTTAGGCCCTATGATTATGGAACAGTTATAAGCCAACAAGCAATTAAAATCCTAATTTTCGCTccaacctattatgctactcatATTGAAACTAAATTAGTTTTTCGATCTTGAGTAGTAGACACAAGGTATTCCAGCAATCTTGAGTGGAAAGTCACAAGGTATTGAATATCATCCCTTtcgtaaaattttagattttcttGTTAGATACTTAATCTTctaataaatagtatttttaaGTTTCAGCTTGATTAAAATATTACCATTTATGTGATTAATATTTCTCTTGTCTATGCTCAATTTCTTTTACGTTCCAGTAGAATAGTGGGACGGATCTCCATTTTCGCCATCTTTCATGTTCCTTCGATTTATCACCATTTAAACATTaaaatatctagagagttttgccAAAATCTCATTCAAGTACGTATATTATTGCGTTCTTAATTACTTTTACTAGCAACTCTTACAtgacattttaaaaaattaaaaataaaccaTACTGATACCGAAGAGAAACGAGATGATTTCGAAAGTCTAATATTAGTTATATGAAGTAGAGTAATcgaaaaaaatatgaattttataaaataaccgatcGAACCAAACCATTGGAACCAAGAAGTGTTGAGACACCGAGAGATCTCAGTTTctcaaattattatggaaatatgtACTCATGCCTAACTTTTATTTTTGCTGTTACATGGCGTCAAATTATAcaacaaaaccaaaaaataagaacaaaaaaaatgataaaaaggagGGGTAGAATAACCTAAAAGATAACTATCTTGTGATAAAACTTAATCcaactttattttcaaaaatcaaactCGCAAAGTTGGTCATAAAGTTCAAATTTGATCTCGTTCAATCTGATTTTGAAAATCCTAAATATGTTTTAACATCGTCTAAATTTTCCCCATCTAGCGTCAAATAAAATAATACGCTGAcgacaaataatataataaaaaataaataaatattaaaaaaatccaACAAAGAACAGAAAGGGAGGATTCGAAAAGGAAATCAAAGCTCCTAGAAATTGCTATTTTAGTTGTCATTATTTGGCTCTTCCTCTTGAagtattaaaaataaaagaaaatagtgaaaagaggAAATAATGCAAGGACAGTTTTTGCGTCTTCCCCAAGTGGAAGGATAGTTGAATAATAATACTCCCAAGAAAAAGCTGTGCCGTCACCGTTCATAATTCATATACAGCGCAGCCGCTTCTCAACATCACAAATCAAAACTCACACATTAATATAGTCCACAAATTCAAGGTCAGGTTGGTCCCCTGCACTATTTTTGCTGCTAATTTCGTATCCAATGACGCAGTATATTGAAAAACTTACATCTAATAATATTGAAAAACTTACATCTAATAAGTACTCATTCATCATTTTAAGCTTTCGGATTAGaattctgaaaattaattcatCCTTTCTGAATTAGTCAGAGTCCAAAGCAAACACAACAGGTGAAAAAATTAAGACTTTATTCGTTTTTAACCCGCGcgagaaattatttatatttgatagtcaaaaaatatatataatttatataacttttatatataacatacataatatataatatatatatatatatatatatatatatatttatatattgacTATTATTTTAATAACGACTATACAATTTCCAACTTTCCGAAAAAAATACTCATGTGACGCTAGGGCCTGGAAGATAGCTAACGTGCACTGGTGCTAATAAAAAGAAGACAAATACTCTCTGCTCTCTAATTACGCAATAAGCCCCTGAAttacaaaaaagaaaattgaaaaaagaaatttAGCTGAATCAATAATTGTAGCACTACAAAAATATCAACGTAAACAATACTAGAAGTTAGATACATTGAACCTGGACATGTTAATCTTGGATCTATAAAAGCACTTCCAACTAAACTGTTTTCATATCAGCATAAACCACAAATCAATCTCctaccttttctttctttcttttaagctcaatagtaataataataatagctatTTTTGCTTCCACTATTTTCTCAACTAATTCAGTTAAAATGTTTTCGACAATTGCTGTGCCTTTTAACCAAACAAAGCCCCATCGCCGTGACATCTCCGCCATGCCGGAGAGTGAGATACTCAGGAGAAGAAATGAGGAGTTGgagaaagaattaaaaaagagCATTGAGAGGGAAGAGAAAATGAAGCAGGAATTGCAGAAAACATGGGAAAGGCTGAGGGTGGCGGAGGAGGCTGAAGAGCGCCTTTGCTCTCAGCTCGGTGAACTTGAGGCCGAGGCTGTTGATCAGGCTCGGACCTACAGGACACGTGTCATCCATTTGATGGATCAACTCTCTTTGGCCCAGAAACTTCTCGAATCAGCTTCCATTACCGTTCCCAGTTCCCAGTGATTGTAGGGGAAATGGAGTTTAATTTGATGCTTCATCTCCATTTTCAAACTAGGTAGAGCACGTACGCCTGTAAAATTATGCGTTGGTTTCAAATGAAAAGATGAAAGATTAGTTACTCGGATTAATGGAGGTGTATATTGACTTGTTTTCGTCTCCGAGGTGTGATGGGGGAATTTTTGTTTGTAATGTATCTTCTTTAAGCTTTCTACGGTGCATGGTCAGGTTATTAGTTAACGAAAtttatctgaatttgattatGAAAATTATTCCATACGTCCCATTTTAAAGGCCGTTTTAGCTCTTTTTATgttcattaaaaaaaataataagtattATAAGGTATCATTTACTAAGTTACCATTATTAAAAGTTTTTTAATTATTGAATTACCTCTTCCGTTCTACGTGATATTTTGTTTTTTTCGGTTTTTATACATAttaaagaatttatttttaaacattaattaacaataaaattaacTATATTAACCTTTAAACTTTTTGAATttattcattaaaaatataatagataTTTCAAGGGtaactttgaaaaaaagaaattaattatcTCTCGATGCATGAAACAATCAAATATTATGAGTcacaaaaagatcaaaaaatcAACTAAAGTAGATCGGAGTAAGTAGTATTAAAAAGAAGTAATAAACTATTACTTCTTTAatattaaggggtcgtttggtatgtggtgtttgatatgaggtataacgTAGGATAAGATGTAGGATAAATTATACCTTATTTGGTTGGAAGTATAAATTTATCCTGGGATAAATTTATACTGTCAACCAAACAAGGTATAAATTTAATCTCAGACTTAATTCAGGATATCCCACCTTATCCCACCAAATAGAGACATAAAATTGCTTGAGCTTCCAtttcaataagaaattattttttttattttataaacaatCACAACTCACTTATCAATTAGCAAATTTCATTAAACCATTCATAAATATACAAAGAGGAAGCTCAAAAATTGGCATGTTTAACAGAGAATAATTTCATTCATTCAAGATATAAATgaacaccaaaaaaaaaataagcaTCTCATATCATTAATCAAAACAAGATAAGAAGTGGGCCTCAAAAGTTGAATCTAAAACTTTACGGTTTTACAACTTTGAATTTTAAACTCATTCAGACCGCACGCAAGATCTCAAACGGAGCATCGAAACTCGCCGACGACCTCAACTAAaaacctcactgttttgactGGGTTTGGATGGTAGTTTATGGTATTAAAAGGGTTGTTCTATGAAGGTTTAAAGATTGTTTTTGGGTTGTGAAGCTGCTGtttttttcgaatgaaagacgaaaaaagaatgacacaagtaGAAATTCTCTTatcctaaaaaaagaaaataaatttctctccATTCCCTCCtccctcttttttctttctctctccctTTTTTCCCTCacatttttcttctatttataaaaaaaaaattcggaattttcagattatttatttatttatttatttatttttaattaaaaagaatttccacttcccattttccttatttttttaaaaaataattcccctctttcctttacttttattttttaatttcttacttttttttacttttattatatttaaattcccacttttatacttttcttttcttattttccacttattttacttttcttttttttttttatttcctacttattttacttttttttttaaaaaaatcagctacccttaattttattttttaattccaactttcttttacttttcatttttttaaaattttcacattcttttgcttttatttttttaattttttactttcttttacttttttattaaacaattttcacctacttttactttttaattttatattccTACTTTTACTAgttttttaattcccatccgcaatttaaaaaaataataataattaatttttatttattttcgggttttttaaattcattttatttaaaaataaagaaaaataataaaaataaaaataatactaatattaataattgaccttttaaattattattaatttttaccctatataaaaaatgtaacaaagctaaaaatatatatattaaatttctggaaatatttacatagtagaaggtgataaaaattcaaatatagtaaaaaattaggtgctcacagctgcccctttttgcttgaaaacatgaagagtttttaggcagagactaggtgagccatgtgactaatttttgaccaaaccattattcaaaaggaaaagaaataaaagatagggtgcaaccgagtcctggttttggacagcctacatatcccgggttataggggaagcaggtcacgtgtagttcaaggagaatggtgtaatgatgagttgaggagtcgagtgaggttccgtcgaggctccagtccacggtcctgctattatatcgaaataaaaaagaaactaaacaagcctatcacttatgagttacaagattcctatctatgagtcttcagaaacttgatcttgagtcttgactggttcttcatgcagactctgatctaaaccttgatgctcgctagctgtaggttctagttcatttttctatagcttcttctaatcaaaacgggactccaatgctcgtggcttcagtcatgtcttgagtatTCCATATCTTTTCaattgcttttgcattttggattcacttattttttcttttcttttattatgaattgagacttcttcttttgttcatctCGAATCCTGtacctcgaggtaaaacctactcagacaccaaaacaaacaaacgaacgaaatatttctgccccagtttgcactagggaaatttcgtgagttattataataaaattctaaactacttctttattgaaagcaataaaaggtcggaaGTGGTGTACCCTaaaaaagtcatttttttttttttggatggtgttcttttattgtcaaaaggatgtctcaactaaggattggtgtaccttaagTTGGGAAAATATGGCCAGGGAATGGGATACCCCATATTGGCAAAGATATCGGGGAGTGGTGTACcttgcatttaagatcaaattaactaatgagtggagaccctatgttggaaaactagactagggagtggagaccctatgtctaaaaacatcaactagggagtggagaccctatgttggaaaagcgactagggagtggagaccctatgtctaaaataatcatcaactagggagtggagaccctatgttggaaaagcagaatggggagtggagaccctatgttggaaaagcagactagggaatggagaccctatgtctaaaaatatcaactagggagtggagaccctatgttggaaaagagactagggagtggagaccctatgtctaaaataaaatcaactagggagtggagaccctatgttgaaaatgagactagggagtggaaaccctatgtctataataaaattaactagggagagaagaccctatgttggaaaagaaactagggagcggagactctatgtctaaaaataaaatcaactagggagtgaagaccctatgttggaaaggagactagggagtggagaccctatgtctaaaatataattaactagggagtggagaccctatgttggaaaagtaactagggagtggagaccctatgtctaaaataaaatcaactagggaatggagaccctatgtctaaaataaaatcaactagggagtaaagaccctatattggaaaagagactagggagtggagaccctatgtccaaaaatcatcaactagggagtggagaccctatgttggaaaagagataagggagtagagaccctatgtataaaataaaatcaactaaggagtggagaccctatgttgggaaagagacttgggagtggagaccctatgtccaaaataacttcaactagggagtggagaccctatgttggaaaatatactagggagtggagaccctatgtctaaaaacatcaactagggagtgatgaCCCTAtattgaaaaagcgactagggagtggagaccatatgtctaaacaaatcaactagggagtagagaccttatgttggaaaagcgactagggagtagagaccctatgcctaaaataatcatcaactagggagtagagaccctatgttggaaaatcaaactagggagtggagaccctatgtctaaaaacatcaactagggagtggagaccctatgttggaaaagcaactagggagtggagaccctatgtctaaaatatcaactagggagtggagaccctatgtctaaaataatcaactagggagtggagaccctatatctaaaacatcaactagggagtggagaccctatgttggaaaggcgactagggagtggagaccgtatgtctaaaataacatcaactagggagtggagaccctatgttagaaaggagactagggagtggataccctatatctaaaataacatcaactagggagtggagatcctatgtttgaaaagagactagggagtggagatcctatgtctaaaataacatcaactagggagtggagaccttatgttggaaaagagactagggagtggataccctatgtctaaaataacatcaactagggagtggagaccctatgcatgaaaagagactagggagtggagaccctatgtccaaaaatcatcaactagggagtggagaccctatattgaaaaagttactagggagtggagaccctatgtctaaaaatcattaactagggagtggagaccctatgttgaaaaaatgactagggagtggagaccctatgtctaaaaatcatcaactagggaatggagaccctatgtctaaaaatcatcaactagggagtggagaccctatgttggaaaagcgactagggagtggagacccgatgtctaaaaatatcaactaaggagtggagaccctatgttggaaaagcgactagggagtggagaccctatgtctaaaaatatcaactagggagtgaagaccctatgttggaaaagcgactagggagtggagaacctatgtctaaaaatcgtcaattagggagtggagaccctatgttggaaaaaagactagggagtggagaccctatatctaaaataatgatcaactagggagtggagaccctatgttgcaaaagcagactatggagtggaggccctatgtctaaaatatcatcaactagggagtggagaccctatgttgaaaaatcatcaactagggagtggagatcctatgttggaaaagagactagggagtgaagaccctatgtctaaaatatcatcaactagggagtgaagaccctatgttggaaaagagactagggagtggagactctatgtctaaaataacttcaactagggagtggagaccctatgttggaaaatcatcaactagggagtggagaccctatgttggaaaagagactagggagcggagaccctatgttggaaaagagactagggagtggagaccctatgtctaaaatagtcatcaacaagggagtggagatcctatgttgcaaaagcagactagggagtggaggccctatgtctaaaatattatcaactagggagtggagaccctatgttgaaaaatcatcaactagggagtggagatcctatgttggaaaagagactagggagtggagaccctatgtctaaaataacttcaactagggagtggagaccctatgttggaaaatcatcaactagggagtggaaaccctacgttggaaaaaagactagggagtggagaccctatatataaaataaaatcaattagggagtggagactctatttTGGAAAAacgcagctagggattggagaccctatactagcatgattttgaactttttctctttttttttctttcttttcatcatttttattttatttcagagaATGATTAAATGCGGGAAATAAGtttttggaggagacttcccttttggagtGGTTGCTGCAAAACTGTTTCTAGCCTTTGCGCAATTTCTTTTTGGTtgtacctgcttcttgcaaggttgcttttggattgcactTGTTTCCTTGGAGATCCTCTGACTTTTCCAGACTTTGCCATGACGATCAAccacgtgggacttaacctttccaactttattttgcctttgtgggcatttgactttgaattttctctttcaacagtttttgattttgaagcatcggccaccatggccagtcggagtcgacttgatgcccctgctgaggctgggtgccttttttgcatattggcttgtatcaagtgagaaccctgtaaatcagtcttgccatcctttctttgtcttagtttcaaaACAGAGTTAGGCCgaaaggattcaaagaaaagcaaacaatggaatggacaaatgaatttagacgagaggtatccctttcggggaaaagaaagaaggacttatctggagtgtataAGGACTTCAATGAACATAACATGCCTCTTAGActagatgcctgatctgtgtaaaccgtccaactctcagaaattcattaTAACTCTTGCCTTGAGAGTGAGAAACTTTGCCCAGGACTGTATCGATGCCAGTAACTGTGAGGATCCTgttttcgatcagtggcgcctTTTGCGGGTTTTTACCAGTTGGcctctcttatttctcttctcaccatctccttatagtgctctttgcgagttttcactaacaagactctctcattttcgtatttctctgcttaccatcgccttacggtgcccgtgagggttttcaccgataagactctctcattttatttctctcattttgttgtattaGATCCGGGTAACtgtatcctcccattttgaatctctttgtcgattgatcggaaggacttgaaaaggatttgggtaaaaaggatttggattgaattacaactttggaaccttttgagACAAAATCATTGCCAAACCGTTATAAATTCTGCCCCATTTTCAACTTTTGGggaatgtgaatttttattttggtgtgactgaaccccagagagaggctgcctacgtatcctttcggaatcaagtcaaacgtagttcaaggacgagaactttgtttttgattctcttttgttttggttttcttttcttttttggtttcttctcttttttttcctttccttttttctctttttttttttcatttttcatttcattttctttgtcttttcttcctttttttatatttcttttttcttctctttttatttttttttcattcattttttttaatgacTTCCGGGTTCCAATGAGGGTAATTAAAGAATGGGAGCCGGATcaaaagggtttgcaaagggttaaatatttggatagtgagaaagaaagccttcttcatcccaaccgGAAAACATTAATGCGATatagaggatccaacatagtacctttagACTGCACCTGTGTTGACAGTTATTTCAGGGAGTACAATGCTCTCTTTTGGCATTA
This DNA window, taken from Nicotiana tabacum cultivar K326 chromosome 4, ASM71507v2, whole genome shotgun sequence, encodes the following:
- the LOC107831593 gene encoding protein RESPONSE TO LOW SULFUR 1, coding for MFSTIAVPFNQTKPHRRDISAMPESEILRRRNEELEKELKKSIEREEKMKQELQKTWERLRVAEEAEERLCSQLGELEAEAVDQARTYRTRVIHLMDQLSLAQKLLESASITVPSSQ